Proteins co-encoded in one Nitrospiria bacterium genomic window:
- a CDS encoding polysaccharide deacetylase family protein, with the protein MSIGTKVYSRTQGPRLHPIVTTSWDDGHPCDLQLSRLLSARKLKGTFYVPIRNSEGRRTMESDEIRTLARSHEIGGHTLNHLDLTSLSRAMARDEIVEGKRQLERLIGRSLKGFAFPRGRMNASIVSLVKEAGFKFSRTIYGFHFTLRDGFLIHPTLQAYPHNRMTYIRNAVRRGNFEGLGAYVFRLQLKSNWKELAKTAFDTAIRDGGVWHLWGHSWEIDELNLWGQIEELFDYISNRPGVLYLTNGEVSEQRRGIAMNNDPVADSRASTG; encoded by the coding sequence ATGAGTATCGGCACTAAAGTTTATTCCAGGACGCAAGGGCCGCGACTTCACCCGATTGTTACGACTTCCTGGGATGACGGCCACCCGTGCGATCTTCAACTGTCGCGGCTCCTTTCGGCGCGAAAATTAAAAGGCACGTTTTATGTGCCCATTCGAAATTCGGAAGGCCGGCGGACCATGGAATCGGATGAAATCCGAACATTGGCCCGGTCCCATGAAATCGGGGGACATACTTTAAATCACCTCGACCTGACTTCTTTGAGTCGGGCGATGGCCCGTGACGAGATCGTCGAGGGAAAGCGGCAACTCGAACGGTTAATCGGCCGTTCTCTGAAGGGTTTCGCTTTTCCAAGAGGACGCATGAATGCTTCGATCGTCTCCTTGGTCAAGGAGGCCGGATTCAAGTTCAGCCGTACGATTTATGGGTTCCATTTCACATTGAGGGACGGATTCTTGATCCATCCCACCTTACAGGCTTACCCGCATAACCGGATGACCTATATCCGGAATGCCGTCCGGCGCGGAAATTTTGAAGGGTTGGGGGCCTATGTGTTCCGGCTTCAATTAAAATCGAATTGGAAGGAATTGGCCAAAACGGCTTTCGATACGGCGATTCGAGATGGGGGCGTATGGCACCTCTGGGGCCATTCCTGGGAAATCGATGAGCTAAACCTGTGGGGACAAATCGAGGAATTATTCGACTACATATCCAACCGGCCCGGCGTTCTCTATTTGACCAACGGGGAGGTCTCGGAACAACGTCGAGGGATCGCGATGAATAACGATCCGGTCGCTGATTCCAGGGCTTCCACCGGATGA
- a CDS encoding glycosyltransferase family 4 protein, whose protein sequence is MKILLGHNFYRSKGGEDRCVELLSDLLTMKGHAVLPFFKYSRAFETANWTQRLAFPFEMVYSRSNRSAIQSMIKADPPQLAYLHNLYPFISPSVLRALKDHGIPIILTVHAFKPLCINGLFFTQGRVCEKCGDGNYFHGVMNNCRNSYVESAVYAIAFAIHRRLKLIEPYVDIFVSPSEFLKTKLIQYGFPENKVRVIPHFVSIEKNESVKRSPADYVVYFGRLSHEKGVITLLKAAKMSPHIEVVIIGDGPLRARVSSHIREQKLNNVCLAGYLSGDDLWSRISGARFTIVPSESYESFGYSAIESLYWGKPVVASRIGGLPEIIEDGVDGLLFNPGDPHDLAEKINDLWAKPDRIKELGIHGERKAKTQYTPERFYERLSQAFERLGLKEG, encoded by the coding sequence ATGAAGATCCTGCTCGGCCATAATTTCTACCGGTCGAAAGGCGGAGAAGACCGCTGCGTTGAACTCTTATCGGACCTATTGACGATGAAAGGACATGCAGTTCTCCCCTTTTTTAAATACAGCCGGGCCTTTGAAACGGCCAACTGGACCCAACGTCTGGCCTTTCCTTTCGAGATGGTTTATTCGCGTTCCAATCGTTCCGCGATTCAATCCATGATCAAGGCCGACCCTCCCCAATTGGCGTACCTCCACAACCTCTACCCCTTCATCTCGCCATCGGTGTTGAGGGCATTAAAGGATCACGGAATTCCGATCATTTTGACCGTGCATGCCTTTAAGCCCCTCTGCATCAACGGCCTTTTTTTCACCCAGGGACGTGTCTGCGAAAAGTGCGGGGACGGCAATTACTTCCATGGCGTGATGAACAACTGCAGGAACAGTTATGTTGAATCCGCGGTCTACGCGATCGCGTTCGCGATCCATCGCCGGTTGAAATTAATCGAGCCCTATGTGGATATTTTTGTGTCCCCATCGGAGTTTCTAAAAACGAAATTGATCCAATACGGGTTTCCGGAAAATAAGGTCAGGGTCATTCCCCATTTCGTTTCGATAGAGAAGAACGAGTCCGTCAAGCGTTCCCCGGCGGATTATGTCGTCTATTTCGGCCGCTTGTCTCATGAGAAAGGAGTGATCACGTTGCTCAAAGCGGCCAAAATGTCGCCGCACATCGAAGTGGTTATTATAGGAGACGGGCCGTTGCGAGCCCGGGTTTCAAGCCATATCCGGGAGCAAAAACTAAACAACGTTTGTCTGGCGGGCTATCTTTCCGGAGATGATTTATGGTCGCGTATCTCGGGAGCGAGATTTACGATTGTTCCTTCGGAGAGTTATGAGTCGTTCGGGTATTCGGCGATCGAGAGTCTCTATTGGGGCAAGCCCGTCGTCGCGTCGCGTATCGGCGGACTGCCCGAAATCATTGAAGACGGGGTCGACGGTCTGCTGTTTAACCCGGGAGATCCGCACGATTTGGCGGAAAAAATCAACGACCTTTGGGCCAAACCGGACCGGATCAAAGAACTCGGAATTCACGGCGAGCGAAAAGCAAAAACTCAGTATACCCCGGAACGGTTTTACGAACGGTTGTCGCAGGCGTTTGAACGACTCGGTTTAAAAGAAGGTTGA
- a CDS encoding WecB/TagA/CpsF family glycosyltransferase produces the protein MPQPLKLLGVKVDRATMEETIDAVKALIRSHERRGRYLCVANVHSVVCSRRNEKIKAVMNASWLTVADGMPLLWSAGLLGCPIKERVAGPDLMTNLLGVSEKEGFKNFFYGSSDAVLTALSKNLTERFPRLRIVGAIAPPFRPLTPAQDLEIVEAIHAASPDILWVGLGAPKQELWMAEHSGRLRVPVMIGVGAAFDFHAGHKSRAPLWMQKSGLEWAWRLYQEPGRLWKRYLIDDLPFFWYILKQKYIG, from the coding sequence ATGCCGCAGCCGCTCAAGTTGCTCGGGGTAAAGGTCGATAGGGCGACGATGGAAGAGACGATCGATGCGGTCAAAGCGTTGATTCGATCCCATGAGCGTCGCGGCCGTTATCTATGCGTGGCGAATGTTCACAGCGTGGTCTGTTCCCGGCGGAATGAGAAAATAAAGGCCGTCATGAACGCATCGTGGCTGACGGTGGCCGACGGGATGCCGCTCCTCTGGTCGGCGGGGCTGCTGGGTTGTCCGATTAAAGAGAGAGTCGCCGGTCCGGATTTAATGACGAATCTCTTGGGGGTTTCTGAAAAAGAGGGATTTAAAAATTTTTTCTACGGTTCATCCGATGCGGTCCTGACGGCGTTGAGTAAGAACCTGACGGAGCGATTCCCACGTCTAAGGATCGTCGGAGCGATCGCGCCTCCGTTTCGACCCTTGACGCCCGCACAGGACCTGGAAATCGTGGAAGCCATTCATGCCGCCTCGCCCGACATCCTGTGGGTGGGCCTGGGCGCTCCGAAGCAGGAACTCTGGATGGCGGAGCATTCCGGCCGCTTGAGGGTGCCGGTCATGATCGGCGTAGGGGCCGCTTTTGATTTCCATGCGGGACACAAGAGTCGGGCGCCGTTGTGGATGCAGAAAAGCGGGTTGGAATGGGCCTGGCGGCTTTATCAGGAGCCGGGAAGACTGTGGAAAAGGTATCTGATTGATGATCTGCCTTTTTTTTGGTATATTCTGAAGCAAAAATATATCGGTTGA
- a CDS encoding sugar transferase, with protein sequence MLRQRAKLVAASVYLGDLILIVIAFFLAYWVRDAFFSDSYGKLVEVDRYLWLLLFIVPTWSFLLYYFRLYRSFRTKKLWTEPLALLKVVLAGTLLLGAAIFVFKQHDLSRLFVVLFGGTAFVFLSVGRIALRVIAKKARWNELNTRNVLLVGTGRRAREIAKVLEDNKDWGFKLLGLISDTGDGEPAKAGGYPVIGHVNQISEILQHQVVDEVIFAVSRKKLEELETIFLMCEELGVRARVAVNFFPHMIAKIHLDDLHGVPLLTFTTTPYNEFLLAFKRSFDLAVSGLLLVALFPLFLLITLTIKLTSKGPVFFKQTRVGLNGRRFTLYKFRSMVRNAEAQKHELLHLNEMDGPVFKMKGDPRLTSIGRFLRKTSLDELPQLINVLNGDMSIVGPRPPLPEEVAQYERWQRRRLSMKPGLTCLWQIHGRSHIVDFNKWMELDLQYIDNWSLQLDFVIFLKTIPVVLLGKGAS encoded by the coding sequence ATGCTCCGCCAACGCGCAAAATTAGTTGCCGCCTCCGTTTACCTCGGCGATCTGATTCTGATCGTGATCGCATTTTTTCTGGCGTATTGGGTTCGGGACGCCTTTTTTTCCGATTCGTACGGAAAACTCGTCGAAGTCGACAGGTACCTGTGGCTGCTGCTTTTTATCGTTCCGACCTGGTCCTTCCTGCTTTATTACTTCCGGCTTTACCGATCTTTTCGGACAAAAAAACTTTGGACCGAGCCGCTCGCCCTGTTGAAGGTCGTATTGGCGGGCACCTTGCTCCTGGGCGCCGCGATCTTTGTATTTAAACAGCATGATCTCAGCCGTCTCTTCGTCGTCCTGTTCGGAGGAACCGCCTTCGTATTTTTGTCGGTTGGACGAATCGCCCTTCGCGTGATCGCCAAGAAGGCCCGATGGAATGAATTGAATACAAGGAATGTGCTCTTGGTGGGAACGGGGAGGCGCGCCCGAGAAATCGCGAAAGTCCTGGAAGACAACAAAGATTGGGGCTTCAAACTTCTCGGCCTGATTTCCGATACCGGCGACGGCGAGCCGGCCAAAGCGGGAGGGTATCCGGTCATCGGCCACGTCAATCAGATTTCGGAGATCCTTCAGCATCAGGTGGTGGACGAGGTCATTTTCGCCGTGTCCCGGAAAAAGTTGGAGGAGCTGGAGACGATTTTCCTGATGTGTGAAGAACTGGGCGTTCGCGCCCGGGTGGCGGTGAACTTCTTCCCGCACATGATCGCGAAAATTCATCTGGATGATCTGCACGGCGTCCCTCTGCTGACGTTCACCACCACGCCCTATAATGAATTTCTGCTCGCCTTTAAGAGATCGTTCGATCTGGCCGTGTCCGGACTTTTACTTGTGGCGCTGTTCCCGTTGTTCCTGCTGATCACGCTGACGATTAAGCTCACATCGAAAGGACCGGTGTTTTTCAAGCAAACACGGGTGGGTCTGAACGGCCGGCGGTTTACACTCTATAAATTTCGATCGATGGTTCGGAATGCGGAGGCCCAAAAGCACGAGTTGCTTCATTTGAACGAAATGGACGGACCGGTCTTCAAGATGAAAGGCGATCCCCGGTTGACTTCCATCGGGAGGTTTCTTCGAAAAACGAGTTTGGATGAACTGCCGCAGCTCATCAACGTTCTCAACGGCGATATGAGCATCGTCGGCCCGCGGCCCCCCTTGCCGGAAGAGGTGGCCCAGTACGAGCGCTGGCAGCGGCGTCGGCTGAGCATGAAACCCGGCCTGACCTGTCTCTGGCAGATTCACGGCCGCAGTCACATCGTCGATTTTAATAAATGGATGGAACTGGACCTTCAATACATCGATAATTGGTCCCTCCAATTGGACTTTGTGATCTTTCTCAAAACGATTCCGGTGGTGCTGCTTGGAAAAGGCGCTTCTTAA
- a CDS encoding DUF3108 domain-containing protein — protein sequence MEKALLKVVFVLGSVLLCSPLAAASLSEPSLPSVTPSFVFGERLVYDISWAGLTVGEGVLESQSGERFNGRDVFRVVSTATSNEWLSVFFPVNDRVESIIDAKGLYPYKITVDQRHGFRKRYKEVQFDQEEHTALMRFKGRTSKFEIPPQAQDILSCLYYFRTVPNLAAGSSVFIDVHESKKNYKLEVQILGSETLRTAIGTVPTIKVRAIVLFDGLLWNKGDLYLWVTDDARRIPVRMSGKVAIGSVTATLTRVEPSRLLPVP from the coding sequence TTGGAAAAGGCGCTTCTTAAAGTGGTTTTTGTCCTCGGGTCCGTCCTCCTTTGTTCTCCGCTGGCCGCCGCATCCTTGTCCGAACCCTCGCTCCCGTCCGTGACGCCGTCTTTTGTATTTGGCGAACGGCTGGTTTACGACATCAGCTGGGCGGGTCTGACCGTGGGGGAGGGCGTTCTCGAATCCCAATCCGGTGAACGATTCAACGGCCGCGACGTTTTCCGAGTCGTTTCCACAGCCACCTCGAACGAGTGGCTCTCTGTTTTTTTTCCGGTCAACGACCGCGTCGAGTCCATCATTGACGCCAAGGGGCTGTATCCTTATAAAATCACCGTAGACCAGCGGCACGGTTTCCGCAAACGGTATAAGGAGGTTCAGTTCGATCAGGAAGAGCATACGGCCCTGATGCGGTTTAAAGGTCGGACGTCCAAGTTTGAGATCCCGCCTCAGGCCCAGGACATCCTTTCCTGTCTGTACTATTTCAGGACGGTCCCCAATCTGGCCGCGGGATCGTCGGTCTTTATCGATGTCCACGAAAGTAAAAAAAACTACAAATTAGAGGTTCAGATTCTCGGGAGCGAAACCCTCCGGACCGCGATCGGGACGGTTCCGACGATCAAAGTCAGAGCGATCGTCCTGTTTGATGGACTTCTCTGGAATAAAGGAGACCTTTATTTATGGGTGACGGATGATGCCCGCCGGATCCCCGTCAGGATGAGCGGGAAGGTGGCCATCGGTTCCGTCACCGCGACGCTGACCCGGGTTGAACCGTCGCGGTTGCTTCCGGTTCCCTGA
- the pncA gene encoding bifunctional nicotinamidase/pyrazinamidase has product MPTEKNFRTGRPRITSRTALLIVDVQNDFCPGGTLAVPEGDRVVPLLNKYIRIFQAEGAPIVATRDWHPRDHCSFKPFGGIWPPHCVRNTPGAEFHAELKLPKEATIISKGTNPKIEAYSGFQQTALSEWLTTRRVEAVFVGGLATDYCVKSTVLDALKAGFKAVYLADASRGVNVKPTDSEQAEREMQRAGAGRVTLAEIELKTGEV; this is encoded by the coding sequence GTGCCGACCGAAAAAAACTTCCGAACCGGGCGGCCTAGGATCACAAGCCGAACCGCGCTTCTCATCGTGGATGTGCAGAACGATTTCTGTCCGGGCGGGACACTGGCCGTTCCGGAAGGGGACCGGGTCGTGCCTCTTCTTAACAAATATATCCGCATCTTTCAGGCCGAAGGCGCCCCGATCGTCGCCACACGGGACTGGCATCCGCGCGACCATTGTTCGTTCAAACCCTTCGGCGGGATCTGGCCCCCGCACTGCGTCCGGAATACGCCCGGCGCGGAGTTTCATGCCGAACTGAAACTTCCCAAAGAGGCGACGATTATTTCAAAGGGAACGAACCCCAAAATCGAGGCCTACTCCGGATTTCAGCAGACCGCCTTGAGCGAATGGTTGACGACGCGGAGGGTCGAAGCGGTTTTCGTGGGCGGATTGGCCACCGACTACTGCGTGAAAAGCACCGTTCTGGATGCGTTGAAGGCGGGGTTCAAAGCGGTTTATCTGGCGGATGCGTCGCGGGGGGTGAACGTCAAACCGACGGACAGCGAACAGGCCGAGCGGGAAATGCAAAGGGCCGGTGCCGGAAGGGTCACGCTGGCCGAAATCGAGTTGAAGACGGGCGAAGTCTAA
- a CDS encoding DUF3047 domain-containing protein, with protein MTSTVFTAGLSAAPEALTVDPVSAGLGSDGLPVGWDLKQWFGGGHDVRIESENGKPVLRLVSKQNSFGIYKKMNFDIRDYPYLSWRWKATVLPTGGDVRNKKTDDQAAEVYVLFPKFPSAVNTRLVGYIWENLTPKGLHVTSQKSSKTRYVVLRNGTDPLGQWMSEKRNVLQDYRDLFGEEPPQVGGVTLMIDSDDTRSSAESYFDVLRFEKE; from the coding sequence TTGACTTCGACGGTTTTCACGGCGGGACTATCGGCCGCTCCGGAGGCTTTGACCGTCGATCCGGTAAGCGCCGGACTCGGGAGCGACGGGCTTCCGGTCGGCTGGGACCTCAAACAATGGTTCGGCGGCGGCCATGATGTCCGGATCGAAAGTGAAAACGGAAAGCCCGTTCTCCGTTTGGTCTCAAAACAAAACAGCTTCGGTATTTACAAAAAAATGAATTTCGATATCCGTGACTATCCCTATCTTTCCTGGCGATGGAAAGCCACGGTTCTCCCGACCGGCGGGGACGTGCGGAATAAAAAAACGGACGATCAGGCGGCGGAGGTCTATGTCCTTTTCCCCAAATTCCCTTCGGCCGTCAATACACGCCTGGTAGGCTACATCTGGGAAAACCTCACGCCAAAGGGCCTGCACGTCACCAGCCAGAAATCCTCCAAGACGCGATACGTTGTTCTCCGGAACGGAACGGATCCCCTCGGTCAGTGGATGTCTGAAAAACGGAATGTCCTTCAGGATTACCGCGACCTGTTCGGAGAAGAGCCGCCCCAGGTCGGAGGGGTGACACTGATGATCGACTCGGACGACACGCGGTCAAGCGCCGAGAGTTATTTTGACGTTCTCCGGTTTGAAAAAGAATAG
- a CDS encoding AAA family ATPase, giving the protein MQLRDSANLSRGEIWAVGGGKGGTGKSFLAANLGIALSNQGKRVLMIDADLGCANLHTCLGIDYPEATLSDLLTGRIKRIEQAIVPTGIRNLSLISGAQDILEMANPKHAQKMRLLRQIQELDMEYIILDLGAGTSFNILDFFLIADQGILAVLPEPTSIENVYRFIKSVFYRRFRKIAREDAVKEIIAKAMDQKNEYGIKTPYDLIERVARMDPAVGELLKKEMYGLRPKLVVNQVRSKDDITLGFSMRSSCTKYFGITVEYVGHVEYDDHVWQATKRRRPMLTEYPLSNSARGIQKVAANLVGHAQLTLDYLVDTAPRR; this is encoded by the coding sequence ATGCAGCTTCGGGATTCGGCCAATCTATCCAGAGGCGAAATCTGGGCGGTAGGCGGCGGTAAAGGCGGCACCGGTAAAAGCTTCCTTGCCGCCAACTTGGGGATTGCTCTTTCCAATCAAGGGAAGCGCGTTCTCATGATCGACGCCGACCTTGGATGCGCCAATCTCCACACCTGCCTGGGTATCGATTATCCGGAAGCCACGCTGTCGGATCTCCTGACCGGACGCATCAAGCGAATCGAGCAGGCCATCGTTCCAACCGGCATCCGAAACTTAAGCCTCATCAGCGGGGCGCAGGACATTCTGGAAATGGCCAACCCCAAGCATGCCCAGAAGATGCGCCTCCTTCGCCAGATCCAGGAATTGGATATGGAGTATATCATTCTGGACCTGGGGGCCGGCACGTCGTTTAATATCCTGGATTTCTTTCTGATCGCCGACCAAGGCATCCTCGCCGTTTTGCCCGAGCCGACCTCGATCGAAAACGTCTACCGATTCATTAAAAGCGTTTTTTACCGTCGGTTTCGGAAGATCGCGAGGGAGGACGCCGTCAAAGAGATCATTGCAAAGGCGATGGATCAGAAGAACGAGTACGGAATCAAAACGCCCTACGATTTGATCGAGCGGGTGGCCCGCATGGACCCGGCGGTCGGCGAGCTGCTGAAAAAAGAGATGTACGGTCTCCGGCCGAAACTGGTCGTGAACCAGGTCCGGTCGAAGGACGACATCACCCTCGGGTTCTCGATGCGCAGCTCCTGCACGAAGTATTTCGGCATCACCGTGGAATATGTCGGCCATGTGGAGTACGACGACCATGTCTGGCAGGCCACGAAACGTCGACGACCGATGTTGACCGAGTATCCCCTGTCCAACTCGGCCCGTGGAATCCAGAAAGTCGCCGCCAACCTGGTCGGCCACGCCCAGTTGACCTTGGATTACCTGGTGGACACCGCTCCTCGGCGATGA
- a CDS encoding helix-turn-helix domain-containing protein, protein MKPIREQNFYEIFEIPIHATRAQIDQAYALAKKTYGDQSLAAYSLFDSEERKEIVRKVHLAYETLSDENRRRAYDQDVLGSAGPSKPNPSGSDPAGAVSSIPGPDSQNSPVQKSDPADIESMTGTELRQIRERRGIPLQEIASRTRINITYLEFLEKNQFRSLPPAVYLRSYVLQYARLLDLDAGRVADRILFLVEQAKRSEPA, encoded by the coding sequence ATGAAGCCCATCCGGGAACAAAACTTTTACGAGATCTTCGAGATCCCGATTCACGCGACGCGCGCGCAGATCGACCAGGCCTATGCGTTGGCCAAAAAGACGTACGGCGATCAGTCGTTGGCGGCCTATTCGTTGTTTGATTCGGAGGAACGCAAAGAGATTGTCCGAAAGGTCCATCTGGCTTACGAGACGCTTTCGGATGAAAACCGACGAAGGGCATACGATCAGGACGTGTTGGGATCGGCCGGTCCCTCCAAACCGAATCCGTCGGGTTCCGACCCGGCCGGGGCCGTGTCGTCGATTCCCGGACCCGATTCTCAAAATTCTCCCGTCCAGAAATCGGACCCGGCCGATATTGAATCCATGACCGGGACGGAACTCCGGCAGATTCGGGAGCGGCGCGGGATACCGCTCCAGGAGATTGCAAGCCGGACCCGGATCAACATCACCTATTTGGAGTTCTTGGAGAAAAATCAGTTTCGCTCTTTGCCGCCGGCCGTTTACCTTCGCAGCTACGTTCTGCAATACGCGCGTCTCTTGGACCTCGACGCCGGTCGGGTGGCCGACCGCATTTTGTTCTTGGTGGAGCAGGCCAAGCGCTCTGAACCGGCATAA
- the bioA gene encoding adenosylmethionine--8-amino-7-oxononanoate transaminase has product MKKTSSRNRDRIESLEEEARRYIWHPFTQMAEWEKEPPLIIERGKGVYLYDVYGKRYLDAVSSIWVNLHGHRKAALDRALKNQIDKIAHSTLLGLTNRPAIRLAKKLVTLAPPGLTKVFFSDNGSTAVEVALKIALQYWRHRGKARKTKFLSLNNAYHGDTIGSVSLGGIELFHGLYSPLLFPTYKVGAPYCYRCFLNKTFPECRLACGDEVERVLSEHHDEIAAVVIEPLIQGAAGMLTWPPGYLKRIRDLCTRYHSLLIADEVFTGFGRTGTMFACEHEGVTPDLMAVAKGLTGGYLPLAATLATREIYDAFLGGYGEFKTFFHGHSYTGNPLGCAVALASLDVFDRERVLSRLRPKIRALADGLKPLWRHPHVGDIRQIGLIAAVELVKDRPTKEPYPLEERWGYRVAKEALKRGMILRPLGNVVPLLPPLSVTIPQLRKMISILDESIGVAAGI; this is encoded by the coding sequence ATGAAAAAGACATCGAGCCGGAATCGGGACCGAATTGAAAGCCTGGAAGAGGAGGCACGGCGCTACATCTGGCATCCCTTTACCCAGATGGCCGAATGGGAAAAGGAACCGCCGCTTATTATTGAACGCGGAAAGGGCGTTTATCTTTACGACGTTTACGGGAAACGATATCTGGACGCTGTCTCATCCATCTGGGTGAACCTGCACGGCCATCGAAAAGCCGCGCTGGACCGCGCGCTGAAAAACCAGATCGATAAAATCGCCCACTCCACGCTCCTCGGCCTGACGAACCGGCCGGCGATCCGGCTCGCGAAGAAACTTGTGACGCTGGCTCCGCCCGGATTGACGAAGGTTTTTTTCTCGGACAACGGCTCGACCGCCGTGGAGGTCGCGCTCAAGATCGCGTTGCAGTACTGGCGCCATCGGGGAAAGGCACGCAAGACAAAATTCTTGTCGCTGAACAACGCCTACCATGGTGACACCATCGGCTCGGTCAGCCTCGGCGGGATTGAGTTGTTTCACGGCCTCTATTCGCCGCTTTTATTTCCGACCTACAAGGTCGGCGCTCCGTACTGCTATCGATGTTTCCTAAATAAAACCTTCCCGGAATGCCGCCTGGCCTGCGGGGATGAAGTCGAGAGGGTTTTGTCCGAACATCATGATGAGATTGCGGCCGTGGTTATCGAGCCGCTGATACAGGGCGCGGCCGGAATGTTGACCTGGCCGCCGGGATACTTAAAACGGATCCGTGACCTCTGCACGCGTTATCACAGTCTCTTGATCGCGGACGAGGTTTTCACCGGCTTCGGGCGGACCGGAACGATGTTTGCCTGCGAGCATGAAGGAGTAACCCCGGATCTGATGGCCGTCGCGAAAGGTCTCACGGGAGGCTATCTGCCGCTGGCGGCCACGCTGGCGACTCGGGAAATCTATGACGCTTTTTTAGGCGGGTACGGGGAATTCAAGACCTTTTTTCACGGCCACAGCTATACCGGCAATCCGCTCGGGTGCGCGGTCGCATTGGCCAGTCTTGACGTCTTTGACCGGGAACGGGTCCTGTCGCGACTCCGACCCAAGATCAGGGCGTTGGCCGATGGATTGAAACCGCTCTGGCGTCATCCGCACGTGGGGGATATTCGTCAAATCGGTCTGATCGCGGCGGTGGAGTTGGTTAAGGATCGGCCCACGAAAGAACCGTATCCTTTGGAAGAGCGATGGGGCTATCGCGTGGCCAAGGAGGCCTTAAAACGCGGAATGATCCTCCGGCCGCTTGGAAACGTCGTTCCGCTCCTGCCGCCGCTGTCGGTCACGATCCCTCAGTTGAGAAAGATGATTTCGATCCTTGACGAATCCATCGGGGTTGCCGCGGGAATATAA
- a CDS encoding glycine--tRNA ligase subunit alpha, protein MTFQEIISVLLDYWSRQGCVLHQPYDLEVGAGTFHPATFLRVLGPEPWKTAYVQPTRRPSDGRYGENPNRLQHYYQFQVILKPSPANVQDLYLDSLKKLGIDGRIHDIRFVEDDWESPTLGAWGLGWEVRLNGMEITQFTYFQEVGGIELSPVSVELTYGLERLAMYLQGVDSVFDLRWNAAVTYGDVHHRTEIEFSKHNFELTDPKDIREVFGRWESQCRALLSTGLPLPAYDYCIKTSHLFNLLDARGAVSVTERASLIARVRDLAKQCAEAYCKSREALGYPLLSKSDVRVRS, encoded by the coding sequence TTGACTTTTCAAGAGATCATTTCGGTTCTTCTGGACTATTGGTCTCGTCAGGGCTGCGTTTTGCATCAGCCCTATGATCTGGAAGTGGGGGCCGGCACTTTTCATCCGGCCACCTTCCTCCGAGTTCTCGGTCCGGAACCCTGGAAGACGGCCTATGTCCAACCCACCCGCCGACCCTCGGACGGTCGCTACGGTGAAAACCCAAACCGTCTGCAACATTACTATCAGTTTCAGGTCATCCTCAAACCTTCCCCGGCGAATGTCCAGGACCTGTACCTCGACAGCCTCAAGAAACTGGGCATCGACGGTCGGATTCATGACATCCGGTTCGTCGAGGACGACTGGGAATCGCCCACCCTCGGCGCCTGGGGACTGGGGTGGGAGGTTCGCCTCAACGGAATGGAGATCACGCAGTTTACTTATTTCCAGGAAGTCGGGGGGATCGAACTTTCGCCGGTCTCGGTCGAATTGACGTACGGCCTGGAGCGCCTCGCGATGTACCTCCAGGGCGTCGACAGTGTGTTTGATCTGCGATGGAACGCCGCGGTGACCTACGGTGACGTGCATCACCGGACCGAGATCGAGTTCTCCAAACACAACTTCGAGCTGACCGACCCGAAGGACATCCGTGAAGTTTTCGGCCGGTGGGAGTCCCAATGCAGGGCGTTGTTGTCGACGGGCCTGCCGCTCCCGGCTTACGACTATTGCATTAAGACATCCCATCTTTTTAATCTCTTGGACGCCAGGGGCGCGGTCAGCGTGACGGAACGGGCCAGCCTCATTGCCCGAGTGCGTGATCTGGCCAAACAATGTGCCGAGGCTTATTGCAAGAGCCGTGAGGCGCTGGGGTACCCCCTGCTGTCCAAATCCGACGTTCGGGTGCGGTCGTGA